One Paenibacillus sp. FSL W8-0186 genomic window carries:
- a CDS encoding zf-HC2 domain-containing protein, with translation MDCKQATSLMHEYLDDELFGEEALSLQRHLQECPSCQMHFKELEQAELMLFATIKRSSLSASDELVDRIMKSIPSQQKQRAWLQWVKRHPALTAAAMFLLVMLFSTISLWNSDDQLIVKGKDLDHVVINGRTVTVPSGSKVAGNLTVENGTAEIYGEVEGNLTVIDGSYYQASTAKILGEVRSIDQALDWLWYRITNTFTEVAYR, from the coding sequence ATGGATTGCAAACAAGCCACCTCATTGATGCATGAGTATTTAGATGACGAGTTGTTTGGGGAAGAGGCCTTGTCACTCCAGAGGCATCTTCAGGAATGTCCATCCTGCCAGATGCATTTTAAGGAACTAGAGCAGGCGGAATTGATGCTGTTTGCCACAATCAAGCGCTCTTCATTATCCGCTTCCGACGAGCTGGTAGACCGGATCATGAAATCCATTCCCAGCCAACAGAAACAACGGGCTTGGCTCCAATGGGTCAAGAGACACCCTGCATTAACGGCAGCGGCGATGTTTCTGCTAGTGATGCTGTTTAGCACCATTTCCCTATGGAATAGCGATGATCAGCTTATTGTAAAAGGGAAAGATCTAGATCATGTCGTGATCAACGGAAGGACTGTGACGGTGCCCAGCGGCTCCAAAGTAGCCGGCAACCTGACGGTAGAGAACGGTACGGCGGAAATCTACGGCGAGGTGGAAGGCAACCTCACGGTTATCGACGGATCGTACTACCAGGCTTCAACCGCCAAAATTTTGGGAGAGGTCAGAAGTATCGATCAGGCGCTGGACTGGCTCTGGTACAGGATCACGAATACTTTTACGGAAGTCGCCTATAGGTAA
- the ppc gene encoding phosphoenolpyruvate carboxylase has protein sequence MTELTVTAGKSNSNNLLRRDIRFLGNILGEVLVHQGGNELLDIVEKIREASKSLRAVFLPELHEEFKDMINSLEPDIRHQVIRAFAIYFQLVNIAEQNHRIRRRRDLERSAGESVQSGSIEASVKDLKERGFNYAEAQEILEGMSLELVMTAHPTEAMRRAILDIHKRIADDVMQLDNPTLTFREREQLREKLLNEVITLWQTDELRDRKPTVIDEVRNGMYYFHETLFQVLPEVYLELERCLSKYYPEHLWHVPTYLRFGSWIGGDRDGNPSVTADVTWQTLNIQRKLVVREYQRCLAELFKHLSFSTTIVDVTDELEASIQRDRLQVTLQRTPQWLNEKEPYRVKLTYMTEKLHNLLDDSKKGTPERYSDVKELIHDLKIIDRSLRHHYADYVADTHIQKIIRQVELFGFHTATLDIRQHSQEHENAMTEILANMNIVSNYAELEEEEKIKLLEELLNDPRPLTSPYQEYSESTTECLNVYRTVFRAQQEFGTQCITSYLISMTEAASDILEVMVFSKEVGLFRKEADGTVICTLQSVPLFETIDDLHNAPGIMRKLFNMPIYRQSVAAMNDLQEIMLGYSDSNKDGGVVTANWELRVALKQITAAASEFGVKLKFFHGRGGALGRGGMPLNRSILVQPAETIGGGIKITEQGEVISSRYSLKGIAYRSLEQATSALITAAIDAKLHRDNDENEQKWEEISAVISETSLKKYQDLVFREPDFLRYFKESTPLLEVGELNIGSRPSKRKNSDRFEDLRAIPWVFAWTQSRYLFPAWYAAGTGLYQFYQNNEENLKVLQEMYENFSFFRSVIDTLQFAIVKADLIIAQEYAAMCRDGEVRDRIFKQIEEEFHLTKDMILKITGQTDILDHNPGLQESIRQRNPYIDPLSYMQVQLLSELRAIREKDQDDPNLLREVLLTINGIAAGLRNTG, from the coding sequence ATGACTGAATTAACAGTGACCGCAGGCAAAAGCAATTCAAATAACCTGCTTCGGCGCGACATCCGTTTTTTGGGCAATATTCTAGGAGAGGTCCTGGTCCATCAGGGCGGCAACGAGCTCTTGGATATTGTCGAGAAGATTCGTGAAGCCAGTAAGTCGCTGCGGGCTGTATTTTTACCGGAATTGCATGAAGAGTTTAAAGATATGATTAATTCTCTTGAACCCGACATTCGTCACCAAGTTATCCGTGCGTTCGCGATTTATTTTCAATTGGTCAACATTGCGGAGCAGAACCATCGAATTCGCCGGAGAAGAGACTTGGAGCGTTCTGCAGGCGAATCGGTTCAATCAGGTTCGATCGAAGCTTCTGTCAAGGATCTGAAGGAACGTGGTTTCAACTATGCGGAGGCGCAGGAAATTCTGGAAGGAATGTCTCTGGAACTAGTAATGACGGCTCACCCGACAGAAGCGATGCGCCGGGCTATTCTGGACATTCACAAGCGGATTGCCGACGATGTCATGCAGTTGGATAATCCAACGCTAACGTTCCGTGAGCGGGAACAGCTTCGCGAGAAGCTGCTTAACGAAGTGATTACGCTGTGGCAAACCGATGAACTGCGGGACCGCAAACCAACAGTCATCGATGAAGTACGCAACGGCATGTATTATTTCCATGAAACGCTGTTCCAGGTGCTGCCTGAAGTGTATTTAGAATTAGAGCGATGTCTGAGCAAATACTATCCAGAGCATTTGTGGCATGTGCCGACATATTTGCGTTTTGGTTCCTGGATCGGCGGAGACCGGGACGGCAACCCGTCCGTAACGGCCGATGTGACATGGCAGACGCTGAACATCCAGCGCAAGCTCGTTGTGCGTGAATATCAGCGCTGTCTGGCTGAACTGTTCAAGCATCTTAGCTTCAGCACGACGATCGTCGATGTCACAGATGAACTGGAGGCTTCGATTCAAAGAGACCGCCTGCAAGTTACATTGCAAAGAACACCGCAGTGGTTGAACGAGAAAGAGCCTTACCGGGTCAAGCTGACTTATATGACGGAGAAGCTGCATAATCTGCTGGATGATTCCAAGAAAGGAACTCCGGAGCGTTATTCGGACGTTAAGGAGCTTATCCACGATCTTAAGATCATTGACCGCAGCTTGCGTCACCATTATGCGGATTACGTCGCAGATACGCATATTCAGAAGATTATACGCCAGGTTGAACTTTTTGGGTTCCATACAGCGACGCTGGACATTCGCCAGCATAGCCAGGAGCACGAGAATGCAATGACGGAAATACTGGCGAACATGAATATCGTTAGCAACTATGCCGAATTGGAGGAAGAAGAGAAAATCAAGCTGCTTGAGGAGCTTCTGAACGATCCTCGCCCTCTAACTTCGCCGTACCAAGAATACAGCGAGAGCACTACGGAGTGCCTGAATGTATACCGTACGGTTTTCCGGGCCCAGCAGGAATTCGGAACCCAGTGCATTACGAGCTATTTGATCAGTATGACGGAAGCGGCGAGCGATATTCTTGAGGTTATGGTCTTCTCCAAAGAGGTGGGCTTGTTCCGCAAGGAAGCGGACGGCACGGTAATCTGTACGCTGCAATCGGTGCCGCTCTTCGAGACGATCGACGATCTTCATAATGCTCCTGGCATTATGCGCAAGCTGTTCAACATGCCGATTTACCGCCAATCGGTTGCGGCGATGAATGACCTGCAGGAAATTATGCTTGGTTATTCCGACAGCAATAAAGACGGGGGCGTCGTGACGGCGAACTGGGAGCTTCGCGTGGCTCTGAAGCAGATTACTGCTGCAGCTAGCGAATTCGGCGTGAAGCTGAAATTCTTCCATGGACGCGGCGGAGCGCTAGGCCGGGGAGGAATGCCGCTGAACCGCAGCATCCTGGTTCAACCGGCAGAGACGATCGGCGGAGGCATCAAGATTACGGAGCAGGGCGAAGTCATATCTTCCCGTTACTCTTTGAAGGGCATCGCTTATCGCAGCCTGGAGCAAGCAACCTCGGCGCTGATTACGGCGGCTATAGATGCGAAGCTGCATCGCGACAATGACGAGAATGAACAAAAATGGGAAGAGATTAGTGCGGTTATTTCTGAGACTTCATTGAAAAAGTATCAGGACTTGGTATTCCGTGAGCCGGATTTCCTGAGATACTTCAAGGAATCCACGCCTCTTCTGGAAGTCGGCGAACTGAATATCGGATCCAGACCATCGAAGCGCAAAAATAGCGATCGTTTTGAGGATCTACGTGCTATTCCTTGGGTATTCGCCTGGACGCAGAGCAGATATCTGTTCCCGGCCTGGTATGCCGCTGGAACGGGATTGTATCAGTTCTATCAGAATAACGAAGAGAACTTGAAAGTGCTGCAAGAAATGTATGAGAATTTCTCCTTTTTCCGTTCGGTCATCGACACGCTTCAGTTCGCGATCGTCAAAGCCGATCTGATCATCGCCCAAGAGTACGCCGCGATGTGCAGAGACGGTGAAGTCAGGGATCGCATTTTCAAGCAAATCGAAGAGGAATTCCATTTGACGAAGGATATGATTCTGAAAATTACGGGGCAAACGGATATTCTGGATCATAATCCGGGACTTCAGGAGTCCATTCGCCAGCGTAATCCTTACATCGATCCGCTTAGTTATATGCAGGTACAACTGCTTAGCGAGCTCCGCGCGATTCGCGAGAAGGATCAGGACGATCCGAACCTGCTGCGCGAAGTACTGCTTACGATTAACGGAATTGCCGCTGGACTTAGAAATACGGGCTGA
- a CDS encoding ABC transporter ATP-binding protein, with amino-acid sequence MAHNSPVIRVTDASKQFGKKSVLEHISLDVFPSETFGLLGPSGSGKTTLVKLLTGIDQATSGFIEAFGTPMPRLDILSKIGYMAQSDALYTELSALENLDFYAALYGLKGARRKQRISAVMDIVSLQDHLHKKVMQYSGGMKRRLSLAIALLHEPPLLILDEPTVGIDPLLRQAIWTELKALNTKGTTIILTTHVMDEADKCDRLGMIREGRLIAVDTPTALIERAGKPSIEEAFIYYGGVHS; translated from the coding sequence ATGGCTCACAATAGCCCTGTAATTCGAGTTACCGATGCCTCGAAGCAGTTTGGCAAGAAAAGCGTCCTAGAGCATATTTCGCTTGATGTATTTCCTTCGGAAACCTTCGGTCTCCTTGGCCCGTCAGGTTCAGGCAAAACGACGCTAGTCAAGCTGCTCACAGGGATCGATCAGGCGACTTCCGGATTCATTGAAGCATTCGGCACGCCTATGCCGCGCCTCGATATTTTATCCAAAATCGGCTATATGGCTCAATCCGACGCTTTGTATACCGAGCTCAGCGCCCTGGAGAACCTTGATTTCTACGCTGCCTTATACGGCTTAAAGGGGGCACGGCGTAAACAGCGGATTTCCGCGGTTATGGACATCGTCTCGCTGCAGGATCATCTCCATAAGAAGGTGATGCAATACTCCGGGGGTATGAAACGAAGGCTATCCCTGGCCATTGCCCTGCTGCATGAGCCTCCCCTGCTCATTCTGGATGAGCCTACGGTAGGAATTGACCCGTTGCTGCGCCAAGCGATCTGGACCGAGCTGAAGGCCTTAAACACCAAGGGAACAACGATTATTCTGACGACACATGTGATGGATGAAGCGGACAAATGCGACCGTCTCGGCATGATTCGGGAAGGACGCTTGATTGCCGTCGATACGCCAACAGCACTGATCGAGAGAGCGGGTAAACCTTCTATTGAGGAAGCTTTTATTTACTACGGAGGTGTTCACTCATGA
- a CDS encoding CdaR family protein translates to MDKWLSHNNVAKVIALIVSIILWAMVHLDSGTPVAPTPVVNTKVIPNVKIQIVGFDSDNYVLSGLETDKVRLEVRGKRTDITTNFSDYKVKLDLSDVGPGTSSQPLIHELPPGVSLVSMSPSIVKVSIEAKQTKDIAVNIVTKGQPAQGMQLGSPIVAGSGVVQVTLPESELAELARVQGIIDISGITEPVKGKTVKLIAYDKHGQEMRNAVIVPSSVEVDIPITKLYKSVPLEVREVGQLPDGLVVASVESDVKGVAIYGSKEVLEGISSYSVAVDLSQFKGTNQTRYTVDLTPPEGSEKIEPSSVTVTVKVEPPDQRQISGIPITLKQDNSNLAANIVDPAEKKMSLTVVGAKEVIDKLKPEDIKITADLSGLGPGMHMVPVVVALPLHLGLAESDQSRQISVELVEKAEPTVTEPEEEQDSNSANDSDAANLPPENAGGSGNNVGGEQKQ, encoded by the coding sequence ATGGATAAATGGCTAAGCCATAACAATGTAGCTAAGGTGATCGCTCTTATCGTCAGCATCATTCTCTGGGCCATGGTGCATTTGGACAGCGGGACGCCTGTAGCGCCAACGCCTGTTGTCAATACGAAGGTCATACCTAACGTCAAAATCCAAATCGTCGGCTTTGACAGCGATAATTATGTGCTCTCCGGCCTGGAGACCGACAAGGTCAGACTGGAGGTACGGGGAAAACGCACGGATATTACGACCAATTTCTCCGATTATAAGGTCAAGCTGGATTTGAGCGATGTGGGGCCGGGTACGTCGTCCCAGCCGCTGATTCACGAGCTGCCGCCGGGTGTTTCACTGGTCTCCATGAGCCCATCCATCGTTAAAGTATCCATCGAAGCGAAGCAAACGAAAGACATTGCCGTGAATATTGTGACGAAGGGACAGCCTGCCCAAGGAATGCAGCTAGGCAGTCCGATCGTAGCAGGCTCCGGCGTAGTTCAGGTGACTCTGCCTGAGAGTGAACTAGCGGAGCTGGCCCGGGTGCAGGGAATCATAGATATTAGCGGCATTACCGAACCGGTCAAAGGAAAAACCGTGAAGCTGATCGCATATGATAAGCATGGGCAGGAAATGAGGAACGCTGTAATCGTGCCTTCATCCGTGGAAGTCGACATCCCGATCACGAAGCTGTACAAGAGCGTTCCGCTTGAGGTGCGGGAAGTCGGGCAGCTGCCGGATGGACTGGTTGTAGCAAGCGTGGAAAGCGACGTAAAAGGCGTAGCCATATATGGGTCTAAAGAAGTACTGGAAGGCATTTCCTCATACTCCGTTGCGGTGGATTTAAGCCAATTCAAAGGAACTAATCAAACTAGGTATACGGTGGACTTGACTCCGCCCGAAGGTTCTGAGAAAATCGAGCCTAGCTCCGTTACGGTTACCGTCAAAGTGGAGCCGCCGGACCAAAGACAGATCAGCGGTATTCCGATTACCCTCAAGCAGGATAATTCAAATTTGGCAGCAAACATTGTCGATCCGGCAGAGAAGAAGATGTCTCTAACGGTTGTGGGCGCCAAGGAGGTTATCGATAAGCTGAAGCCGGAGGATATCAAGATTACCGCGGATTTATCTGGTCTGGGGCCGGGGATGCACATGGTTCCCGTTGTCGTCGCGCTGCCGCTGCATTTAGGTCTGGCTGAGAGCGATCAATCCAGGCAAATCAGTGTGGAGCTTGTAGAGAAGGCTGAGCCGACGGTCACGGAGCCGGAAGAGGAGCAGGATTCGAATTCAGCCAACGATTCGGATGCCGCGAACCTTCCGCCGGAGAACGCAGGAGGAAGCGGGAACAATGTTGGCGGGGAACAGAAGCAGTAA
- a CDS encoding TetR/AcrR family transcriptional regulator translates to MSQQDQIEQWIQEIIKIDEAKLTDKQIKIIQAAVEVFAEKGYAASSTSEIAQKAGVAEGTIFRHYKTKKDLLLSIVSPMMSRLIAPFVWNDFKEVLESDYPTIEEFLYALAVNRLNFARKHLKLIKILLQEIPFQPMLQEEFKKHIGNKVFHRFAEIVEHFKSKGQIIEMPAPSLLRFGASAMIGLFISRFVIFPDQPWDEDKEIRDTIQLILNGISAKP, encoded by the coding sequence ATGTCCCAACAAGATCAGATAGAACAATGGATTCAGGAAATCATCAAAATAGATGAAGCTAAACTAACCGATAAACAAATTAAAATTATTCAGGCGGCTGTCGAAGTTTTTGCAGAGAAAGGATATGCGGCTTCCTCAACCAGCGAAATTGCCCAGAAAGCGGGGGTTGCGGAAGGAACGATCTTTCGCCACTATAAAACCAAGAAAGACCTGCTCCTCTCCATCGTCTCTCCGATGATGAGCAGGCTGATTGCCCCCTTCGTGTGGAATGATTTCAAAGAAGTGCTGGAGTCAGACTACCCTACGATCGAGGAATTTCTTTATGCGCTTGCAGTTAATCGCTTGAATTTTGCCCGCAAGCATCTTAAGCTCATTAAAATTTTACTGCAGGAAATCCCATTCCAGCCCATGCTGCAGGAGGAGTTCAAAAAACATATCGGCAACAAAGTCTTTCATAGATTCGCCGAAATCGTGGAGCATTTCAAAAGCAAGGGACAGATCATCGAAATGCCTGCTCCTTCCCTGCTGCGATTCGGTGCTTCAGCCATGATTGGACTGTTCATTTCCCGTTTTGTTATCTTTCCCGACCAGCCTTGGGATGAGGACAAGGAAATTCGGGATACGATACAGCTCATTTTAAATGGGATATCTGCCAAGCCGTAA
- the glmM gene encoding phosphoglucosamine mutase, whose translation MGKYFGTDGVRGVANKELTAELAYKIGRCGGYVLAGQAPKPKVVIGMDTRISGVMLESALVAGLLSIGADVVRLGVVSTPAVAFLTQKLGADAGVMISASHNPVEDNGIKFFGSDGFKLSDETELQIEELMDKEVDELPRPIGKDLGSVTIDTDSKLKYLEFLKTTISSSFKGLKVVLDCANGAAYELAPRLFKDLGAEVHTIGAEPNGLNINEQCGSTHPEELKKEVVRLGADLGLAFDGDADRLIAIDGNGEEVDGDYILCICGDAMNRAGKLKDNTVVTTVMSNFGFYKAAKKLGLNTAQTAVGDRYVMAEMRRGGYKLGGEQSGHVIFLDYSTTGDGILTAIQLVDTLVASGKSLSELRQVMKQYPQVLVNVRVQDKSKYEGNEAIGKAVAAVESHLSDNGRVLVRPSGTESLIRVMAEGPDKAELEQLVSQIVSVVEAELV comes from the coding sequence ATGGGAAAGTATTTTGGAACGGATGGAGTACGTGGAGTTGCAAATAAGGAACTGACCGCAGAATTGGCATACAAGATCGGTCGCTGCGGAGGGTATGTCCTGGCAGGCCAGGCTCCGAAACCCAAAGTAGTGATCGGGATGGATACCCGGATCTCCGGCGTCATGCTGGAATCAGCGCTTGTAGCGGGACTATTATCTATCGGAGCAGACGTTGTTCGCCTGGGAGTCGTCTCGACACCGGCAGTCGCCTTTTTGACTCAGAAGCTGGGGGCGGACGCGGGCGTCATGATTTCCGCTTCACATAATCCGGTTGAGGATAACGGTATTAAATTTTTTGGTAGCGATGGATTCAAGCTGTCGGATGAAACGGAATTGCAAATCGAAGAGCTGATGGACAAAGAGGTAGACGAGCTACCGCGTCCGATCGGCAAAGATCTCGGCAGCGTAACGATAGATACGGACTCTAAACTGAAGTATTTGGAGTTTTTGAAAACGACAATTTCTTCTTCTTTCAAAGGCCTTAAGGTCGTGCTGGATTGCGCGAACGGGGCCGCCTACGAGCTTGCGCCGCGTTTGTTCAAGGATTTGGGCGCAGAGGTGCACACGATCGGGGCGGAGCCTAATGGACTTAACATCAATGAGCAGTGTGGGTCTACGCATCCAGAGGAGTTGAAGAAAGAGGTTGTGCGCCTGGGCGCAGATCTTGGCCTTGCCTTCGACGGCGATGCGGACCGGTTGATCGCGATTGACGGAAACGGAGAAGAAGTGGATGGCGACTATATTCTGTGCATTTGCGGCGATGCCATGAACCGGGCCGGCAAATTGAAGGACAACACAGTCGTGACTACAGTAATGAGCAACTTCGGCTTCTATAAAGCAGCCAAGAAGCTGGGATTGAATACGGCTCAGACCGCGGTCGGTGACCGTTATGTCATGGCGGAAATGCGCCGCGGGGGGTATAAGCTGGGCGGAGAGCAATCCGGCCACGTGATTTTCCTTGATTACAGCACTACAGGGGATGGCATTCTGACCGCGATTCAACTGGTCGATACCCTGGTTGCTTCCGGTAAATCCCTTAGTGAGCTCAGACAGGTCATGAAGCAGTATCCTCAAGTCCTGGTTAACGTTCGGGTACAGGATAAGAGCAAATACGAGGGCAACGAGGCGATCGGCAAAGCCGTTGCTGCAGTTGAGAGCCATTTGTCCGATAATGGACGAGTGTTAGTCCGGCCTTCGGGAACAGAGTCATTGATCCGCGTTATGGCAGAGGGTCCCGACAAAGCGGAGCTCGAGCAGCTTGTTTCGCAAATCGTGTCGGTTGTCGAGGCGGAGCTGGTATAA
- the cdaA gene encoding diadenylate cyclase CdaA codes for MNYFANLTWQDTIKDIIDILIVTYIIYHLILLVRGTRAVQLLKGILFLVVIWAVSTWFDLYTLKWLMNQMFTFGVLAIFIIFQPELRRALEQLGRGKLFGRSTADEEEFGKEVSEIIKAVNYLSRRKIGALIVFERDTGLNEYTESGIPIQSVITSQLLINIFIPNTPLHDGAVIVQGRKIAAAACYLPLSENPFISKELGTRHRAAIGISEVGDAISIIVSEETGQISLAIDGQVVRDINEESLISKLYEELGPNSKPAEKRAPFWKRKEGGNNG; via the coding sequence ATGAACTATTTTGCAAATTTAACATGGCAGGATACCATTAAAGATATCATCGATATATTAATCGTTACTTATATCATCTATCACCTTATTCTGTTAGTGCGGGGCACGCGCGCCGTTCAACTGCTTAAGGGAATTCTGTTTCTCGTCGTCATTTGGGCCGTGAGTACCTGGTTCGATTTGTACACGCTCAAATGGCTCATGAACCAGATGTTTACCTTTGGGGTGCTTGCCATATTTATTATATTTCAGCCGGAGCTCAGACGGGCGCTGGAGCAATTAGGCCGCGGCAAATTATTCGGCAGAAGCACGGCCGATGAAGAGGAGTTCGGGAAGGAAGTCAGCGAGATCATTAAGGCCGTTAATTATTTATCTCGTAGAAAAATTGGCGCTCTCATCGTATTTGAACGGGATACCGGGTTAAACGAGTATACGGAATCAGGCATCCCGATTCAATCCGTGATCACTTCCCAGCTGCTTATCAATATTTTCATTCCCAATACCCCGCTTCATGACGGGGCCGTCATCGTGCAGGGCCGTAAGATTGCGGCTGCGGCTTGTTATTTGCCGTTGTCGGAGAATCCATTCATTAGCAAGGAGCTTGGGACACGGCACCGGGCAGCGATCGGGATCAGCGAGGTTGGGGATGCCATCTCGATTATTGTCTCGGAGGAGACGGGACAAATTTCCCTGGCGATCGATGGTCAGGTTGTTCGGGATATCAATGAAGAGTCGTTGATTTCCAAGCTGTATGAAGAATTGGGGCCTAATTCGAAGCCGGCCGAGAAGCGTGCGCCTTTCTGGAAGAGGAAGGAGGGCGGGAACAATGGATAA
- the sigW gene encoding RNA polymerase sigma factor SigW: MVDHFDVRLVKLARQGDQEAFADLVDVYKDKIFHLAYRMLSNRHEAEDIVQETFLRVYKNWERYDEKQKFSTWLYRIATNLCIDRLRKRKPNYYLDAEMKDQEGLDGYTLIPGDERTPESEYLLTETQQTIHYAIEGLPAKYKSVVILRYLQELSLSEISDVLDMPVTTVKTRLHRGREFLRKKLQHKVL, translated from the coding sequence ATGGTAGATCATTTTGATGTGAGATTAGTGAAGCTAGCCCGCCAAGGGGATCAGGAAGCTTTTGCCGACCTTGTTGATGTATATAAGGATAAGATATTTCATCTGGCCTACCGCATGCTGTCGAACCGCCATGAGGCAGAGGACATTGTGCAGGAGACTTTTTTACGTGTATATAAGAATTGGGAGCGCTACGATGAGAAGCAGAAATTTTCAACTTGGTTGTATCGGATTGCCACCAATTTATGTATAGACAGGCTCCGGAAGCGCAAGCCGAATTATTACCTTGATGCGGAGATGAAAGACCAGGAAGGTCTGGACGGATATACGCTGATTCCGGGAGATGAACGGACGCCCGAAAGCGAATACTTGCTGACAGAGACGCAGCAGACCATTCATTACGCAATCGAAGGTTTGCCGGCGAAATACAAATCGGTTGTTATATTAAGGTACTTGCAGGAGCTGTCGCTTAGCGAAATTAGCGATGTGCTGGATATGCCGGTAACCACAGTCAAAACGCGGCTTCACCGCGGACGGGAATTTTTGCGCAAAAAACTGCAGCATAAGGTTTTATAA
- a CDS encoding ABC transporter permease, giving the protein MRVRAIILRILRQFRRDKRTLALLFLAPLLVLTLMNLVFNGSDYEPKVGVVNVPSQLTGQMKEQQAHVFYYESREAAEQALKDRSIDAIVSTDNTSLQVKLEGSEPSVNKAVIMLLQKSGEQIHSKTTAGSMNITYLHGSENMTAIDQFGPILIGFFIFFFVFLISGVSFLRERTTGTLERLLSTPLRRWELVLGYIGGFGIFTIIQALLISWFCIKVLGILMTGSFAYVLLLTLLLSMTALTLGTLLSAYANNELQMIQFIPLIIVPQLFLSGLFPLDTLPLWLQKLGIIMPLTYGTHALSDVMIRGMGWTAIAGDVMVLIGFSLLFITLNITALRKHRKI; this is encoded by the coding sequence ATGAGAGTAAGGGCCATCATCCTGCGTATTTTAAGACAATTCCGGCGGGACAAACGAACGCTTGCTCTTCTCTTCTTAGCTCCTCTCTTAGTACTGACCTTAATGAACCTGGTCTTTAATGGTTCGGATTATGAACCAAAGGTTGGGGTTGTGAATGTTCCAAGCCAGCTTACCGGTCAAATGAAAGAGCAACAGGCTCATGTCTTCTATTATGAGAGCAGAGAAGCGGCTGAGCAGGCTTTGAAAGACCGGAGCATCGATGCCATCGTCTCAACAGACAATACAAGCCTTCAAGTCAAGCTGGAGGGCAGTGAACCTTCCGTCAATAAGGCCGTCATTATGCTGCTGCAAAAATCAGGCGAACAGATTCATTCCAAGACGACTGCGGGCAGCATGAATATAACGTACCTGCACGGTTCCGAGAACATGACGGCGATCGATCAATTCGGACCGATTCTGATTGGATTTTTCATCTTCTTTTTTGTTTTCCTCATTTCTGGGGTCTCCTTCCTCCGGGAACGCACGACAGGCACGCTGGAACGCCTGCTATCGACCCCTCTGCGCCGCTGGGAGCTCGTCCTTGGGTATATCGGAGGATTCGGCATATTTACGATCATACAGGCGCTATTAATTTCCTGGTTCTGTATCAAAGTACTCGGCATTCTGATGACCGGCTCCTTTGCTTACGTGCTTCTGCTGACGCTGCTGCTGTCGATGACCGCACTAACACTTGGCACCCTGCTGTCTGCCTACGCCAATAATGAATTGCAGATGATTCAGTTTATTCCATTAATTATCGTTCCACAGCTCTTCTTGTCCGGCTTATTCCCGCTTGATACTCTGCCCCTCTGGCTGCAGAAGCTTGGCATTATCATGCCGCTAACCTACGGGACGCATGCCTTAAGCGATGTCATGATTCGAGGGATGGGCTGGACCGCAATTGCCGGGGACGTTATGGTACTGATTGGGTTCTCCTTATTATTCATCACATTAAATATTACCGCTTTGCGGAAGCATCGCAAAATATAA